One region of gamma proteobacterium HIMB55 genomic DNA includes:
- a CDS encoding exopolyphosphatase (PFAM: Ppx/GppA phosphatase family~TIGRFAM: exopolyphosphatase): MNTEPTRSAPDTSHHDPIYAAIDIGSNSFHLIVARLEHGEIRPLHVLAEKVQLGKGLKNHQLAEDAVARGLACLERFQQLLASVKPDKIRAVGTNALRQAHNREVFTEPAEAILGVPVDVIYGREEARLVYLGVAHTLADDKNSRLVVDIGGGSTEFILGHQFEPKRLESLQLGCVSYSERFFPDGIIDKKRFRTAYDQACIEVSHIRRHFKHAHWVEAVGSSGTLQAVELLISAAGWRGDGIDHKSLKKLKKALLKFESVDEIDLEGLNERRRGVITAGVAITLAIFDVLQVEVMRTSSGALREGVIYDLIGRRSHEDVRERTVQAMLQRYSAEMANSDSVGVYAKQLGIETANAWDLTDDDIDLLSWSGRLHEIGIAISQKHYNRHSAYLIENSDMPGFSQGDQLFISRLLRGHRGKLPNYLFDSIPTSKQQKFARMLVLLRLAVTLKHAEVPPISPEFYAKAEGDSLEVNFNDDWKNAHPLTVWEVAESIAIFKKLGVSLALPSD; encoded by the coding sequence TTGAACACCGAGCCGACGCGATCCGCGCCCGATACCTCCCATCATGATCCCATTTATGCGGCGATAGATATTGGCAGCAATTCTTTTCACTTGATCGTAGCGCGCCTGGAGCATGGTGAGATCCGCCCACTTCATGTCCTCGCTGAGAAAGTACAACTCGGCAAAGGTCTTAAAAATCACCAACTGGCGGAGGACGCCGTAGCACGTGGTCTTGCTTGCCTCGAACGATTTCAACAGCTTTTGGCATCGGTAAAGCCCGACAAAATCCGCGCGGTTGGCACCAATGCATTGCGACAAGCGCATAACCGAGAGGTGTTCACAGAACCTGCAGAAGCCATTCTTGGGGTTCCTGTTGATGTCATCTACGGTCGCGAGGAAGCGCGACTTGTGTATCTGGGTGTAGCGCATACCCTTGCGGACGACAAAAACAGCCGCTTGGTCGTCGATATCGGCGGTGGTAGCACCGAGTTCATTCTCGGACACCAGTTCGAGCCAAAGCGACTTGAAAGTCTCCAACTAGGTTGCGTTAGTTACAGCGAGCGCTTCTTCCCTGATGGGATAATCGATAAGAAGCGATTTAGAACCGCCTACGATCAAGCTTGCATTGAGGTCTCTCATATCCGCCGCCATTTCAAACACGCGCATTGGGTGGAGGCAGTTGGCTCGTCCGGCACCCTGCAAGCTGTGGAGCTACTTATTTCGGCCGCTGGCTGGCGTGGCGACGGTATCGATCACAAATCCCTGAAGAAACTCAAAAAAGCGCTTTTGAAGTTCGAGTCAGTGGATGAAATCGATCTCGAGGGACTCAATGAGCGCCGCCGCGGTGTCATCACTGCAGGCGTCGCAATCACACTGGCTATCTTCGATGTGTTGCAAGTAGAGGTTATGCGGACCTCTTCAGGCGCCCTTCGAGAAGGTGTCATTTATGACCTCATTGGCCGACGCAGCCACGAAGACGTGCGAGAGAGAACCGTTCAGGCCATGCTTCAACGGTATTCCGCAGAGATGGCAAATTCGGATTCAGTGGGTGTTTACGCTAAACAACTGGGCATCGAAACAGCAAACGCCTGGGACCTAACAGACGATGATATCGATCTCTTATCTTGGTCTGGCCGACTTCACGAGATAGGGATCGCTATTTCACAGAAGCACTACAACCGACACTCAGCCTATCTCATTGAGAATTCGGACATGCCGGGGTTCTCACAAGGCGATCAGCTCTTTATTAGCCGTCTATTGCGAGGGCACAGAGGGAAGTTGCCGAATTATCTGTTTGACAGCATACCAACGAGTAAGCAACAGAAATTCGCCCGCATGCTGGTGCTACTGCGATTAGCCGTTACCTTAAAGCACGCAGAGGTCCCACCCATCAGTCCTGAATTTTACGCAAAAGCCGAGGGCGATAGTCTTGAAGTTAACTTCAATGATGATTGGAAGAACGCTCATCCACTGACCGTCTGGGAGGTTGCCGAGTCGATTGCTATTTTCAAAAAACTTGGGGTCAGTTTGGCGTTACCTTCAGATTGA
- a CDS encoding alanine racemase (PFAM: Alanine racemase, C-terminal domain; Alanine racemase, N-terminal domain~TIGRFAM: alanine racemase), whose protein sequence is MPRPSHFNIDLDALAQNFEALSRLAGSRRKMAVVKANAYGHGALACARVLEHSVDAFAVAITEEAIELREAGIDKPILVLQGPHSSDDLDTISAHSLWPAVSNHHQLNWLIAQTDKPDQVWLKVDTGMHRLGFDPNDVADARSALNAAGIRNTTLMSHLADAEDAESALTHRQAARWNDLLKDQNDGAESDKQASFSNSASTVGALSPPESWVRLGYSLYGGSLIDLPVGLQLSPVMTFTSKVAATRWIEAGETVGYGGRWVAQRRSRIATIPVGYGDGYPRAAADGTPIGTPYGTIPLAGKVSMDMITADVTDIPDIDFGTKVTLWGGTPSVDEVATHCNTIGYELCTRITARTPRQFSR, encoded by the coding sequence GTGCCACGGCCCAGCCACTTCAATATTGATCTCGATGCGCTCGCTCAAAACTTTGAAGCACTAAGTCGCCTAGCCGGATCGCGCCGAAAGATGGCAGTCGTCAAGGCCAATGCCTATGGACACGGTGCCCTTGCCTGTGCACGGGTATTAGAACACTCAGTAGATGCATTTGCGGTGGCAATTACAGAAGAAGCCATCGAGCTCAGGGAAGCAGGCATCGACAAACCAATACTGGTGTTGCAAGGACCCCACTCTTCCGACGACCTTGACACTATTTCTGCTCACTCACTGTGGCCGGCGGTATCGAATCACCATCAACTAAACTGGTTGATTGCCCAGACCGATAAACCTGATCAGGTATGGCTAAAGGTCGATACAGGCATGCATCGCTTAGGTTTTGACCCGAATGATGTTGCTGACGCAAGGTCAGCGCTAAACGCCGCGGGCATCCGAAATACCACATTGATGAGCCATCTCGCTGACGCTGAAGATGCTGAATCAGCCTTGACCCATCGGCAGGCGGCGCGCTGGAATGACCTGTTAAAGGACCAAAACGACGGGGCAGAGAGCGATAAGCAGGCAAGCTTCTCCAATTCAGCAAGCACGGTCGGCGCACTCTCTCCCCCTGAGTCATGGGTACGACTTGGTTATTCGCTTTACGGAGGCTCCCTGATCGACCTGCCAGTAGGGTTGCAGCTAAGCCCCGTTATGACCTTTACCTCGAAAGTGGCTGCGACACGCTGGATAGAGGCTGGCGAGACCGTTGGTTATGGCGGGCGATGGGTGGCCCAAAGACGGAGCCGAATCGCGACCATCCCCGTGGGCTACGGCGATGGCTATCCTCGAGCTGCCGCAGATGGAACACCCATTGGAACGCCCTACGGTACGATCCCGCTCGCCGGTAAGGTATCTATGGATATGATCACCGCAGACGTCACAGACATCCCCGACATTGATTTTGGTACCAAGGTTACGCTTTGGGGTGGGACGCCGAGCGTGGATGAGGTTGCCACGCATTGCAACACCATTGGCTATGAACTATGCACCCGTATCACCGCGCGCACACCGCGACAGTTTAGTCGTTAA
- a CDS encoding branched-chain amino acid aminotransferase/4-amino-4-deoxychorismate lyase (PFAM: Aminotransferase class IV~TIGRFAM: D-amino acid aminotransferase) produces the protein MAIAYLNGDYVPLEEAKISPMDRGFLFGDGIYEVIPSYGGKTIGTELHMVRFENGLREIGIDVPWSRADLNQMFGELLEQNGNGNLGIYLQVTRGVTMKRNHAFPQQPKPTIFAYTFDIPEPDNGNRETVTQWEVSSGQDLRWKRCHIKSTSLLGNVLHMMEGVGSGAGEIILFDAEDNLTEAAACNVFVVTNGIVRTPQLDNHKLAGVTRDMAIEILRQHSTLEVREEPISRQEVMSADEVWLSSSTKELEPVVAIDGTAVGNGEPGPVWSQAQALFAEHRFDHFA, from the coding sequence ATGGCAATCGCTTACTTAAACGGTGACTACGTTCCACTCGAGGAAGCGAAAATCTCGCCGATGGATCGCGGCTTTTTATTTGGCGACGGCATCTATGAGGTCATCCCCTCATACGGTGGCAAAACGATAGGAACAGAACTTCACATGGTTCGCTTCGAAAATGGGTTGCGCGAAATTGGCATAGACGTTCCATGGAGTCGCGCGGATCTGAATCAGATGTTCGGTGAATTGCTCGAGCAAAATGGCAACGGGAACTTAGGCATCTACTTACAAGTCACCCGCGGCGTTACGATGAAACGTAACCATGCCTTCCCACAACAGCCAAAGCCCACAATATTTGCCTACACCTTTGACATCCCTGAACCGGATAACGGAAATCGAGAAACAGTGACGCAGTGGGAAGTTTCGTCTGGTCAGGATTTGAGGTGGAAGAGATGTCACATTAAGAGCACGTCGCTTCTGGGTAATGTGCTACACATGATGGAAGGCGTGGGTTCGGGTGCGGGTGAGATCATCCTTTTCGACGCTGAGGACAATCTCACGGAAGCTGCTGCTTGCAATGTGTTTGTGGTCACCAACGGCATTGTTCGAACCCCCCAACTCGACAACCATAAACTGGCTGGCGTCACGCGAGATATGGCGATCGAAATACTGAGACAACACAGCACACTAGAGGTGCGAGAAGAGCCTATCTCCCGACAAGAGGTGATGTCTGCAGATGAAGTGTGGTTGAGCAGTTCAACGAAAGAGCTCGAGCCTGTTGTGGCTATTGACGGCACCGCAGTGGGTAACGGCGAACCCGGGCCCGTTTGGTCTCAAGCACAAGCGTTGTTCGCCGAACACCGCTTCGATCATTTCGCATAA
- a CDS encoding acyl-CoA synthetase (AMP-forming)/AMP-acid ligase II (PFAM: AMP-binding enzyme) yields the protein MPTITDHAIATPDKPAFIMGSSGEMVTFAELDARANQIAQLLRASGVQTGEHIAMMLKNCREFFEVVFGCARAGVVFTPISTHLKQDETAYIINNCNARLFIASASLGDVAAEAAQHAPDLVRKFIIGGEAAGFDDWQTAVSEQSTDPIADQSLGVPMLYSSGTTGKPKGIFRAPENTSLDAPHPLKLAGMYFGFNDSTVYLSPAPLYHSAPLFYNTLNMTGGGTSVIMERFDPEQALALIERHSATHSQWVPSMFIRMLKLPEEARSSYDVSSMRCAIHAAAPCPIDIKHQMIEWWGPVIYEYYSSTEGVGFTIIDSEGWLAHPGSVGRPLTGVPKILDDEMNVLPPGEVGQIYFDEIARFEYFDEPGKTEEAFDTRGWGTVGDMGYLDEEGYLYLTDRKNFMIITGGVNVYPAEIEGLLVTHPQVADVAVFGIPNEEFGEEVKAVVQLLNHAEAGDELAFDLIQWSKERLSSVKVPKSIDFMEQLPRMENGKLYKRHLMDAYK from the coding sequence ATGCCGACAATTACAGACCACGCGATTGCTACGCCTGATAAGCCTGCCTTCATTATGGGGTCGTCGGGGGAGATGGTTACTTTTGCAGAACTAGATGCTAGGGCCAACCAAATCGCGCAGTTGCTCCGGGCTTCGGGGGTTCAGACCGGCGAGCACATCGCCATGATGCTGAAGAACTGCCGAGAATTTTTCGAAGTCGTGTTTGGCTGTGCTCGTGCGGGCGTTGTCTTTACGCCTATCAGCACGCACCTCAAGCAAGATGAAACGGCTTACATCATCAATAATTGTAATGCGCGCTTGTTTATCGCGTCTGCTTCACTTGGAGACGTAGCCGCGGAGGCCGCGCAACATGCACCAGACCTCGTGAGGAAGTTCATCATTGGTGGCGAGGCCGCGGGCTTCGACGACTGGCAGACCGCAGTTTCTGAACAGTCAACGGACCCAATCGCTGACCAGAGTCTTGGCGTGCCCATGCTTTATTCGTCGGGCACCACGGGAAAACCAAAGGGTATCTTCCGAGCACCGGAGAACACTTCCCTCGACGCACCGCATCCTCTCAAACTCGCTGGAATGTATTTCGGCTTTAATGACTCGACGGTGTATTTGTCACCAGCGCCGCTCTATCACTCCGCGCCGTTGTTCTACAACACGCTCAACATGACCGGTGGTGGCACATCAGTCATCATGGAACGCTTTGATCCAGAGCAAGCCTTGGCCCTAATTGAACGACATAGCGCGACGCACAGCCAATGGGTACCGTCGATGTTTATTCGAATGTTGAAACTCCCTGAGGAAGCGCGAAGCAGCTACGATGTATCCAGCATGCGTTGTGCGATTCACGCCGCAGCACCATGTCCCATCGATATCAAACATCAGATGATTGAGTGGTGGGGACCGGTAATCTACGAGTACTACTCATCGACTGAGGGGGTGGGCTTTACCATCATTGATTCAGAGGGTTGGCTTGCACACCCGGGGTCAGTCGGTCGACCGCTCACTGGCGTGCCTAAAATTCTCGACGATGAAATGAATGTTTTGCCTCCCGGCGAAGTAGGGCAAATCTATTTCGACGAAATCGCTCGTTTCGAGTATTTCGATGAGCCAGGAAAAACCGAGGAAGCCTTTGACACACGTGGCTGGGGCACTGTCGGAGATATGGGGTACCTCGATGAGGAAGGGTATCTTTACCTGACTGACCGAAAGAACTTCATGATCATTACGGGAGGCGTCAATGTTTATCCCGCGGAGATAGAAGGGCTTCTGGTGACGCACCCGCAAGTCGCCGACGTTGCGGTATTTGGTATCCCGAACGAAGAGTTTGGGGAAGAGGTGAAGGCCGTAGTGCAGTTGCTGAACCACGCCGAAGCGGGTGATGAACTGGCTTTCGATCTTATACAGTGGTCAAAGGAGCGGCTCTCCTCCGTGAAAGTGCCCAAGAGTATCGACTTTATGGAGCAACTGCCTCGAATGGAGAACGGCAAGCTTTATAAGCGTCACTTAATGGATGCCTATAAATAA
- a CDS encoding H+/gluconate symporter family protein (PFAM: Citrate transporter) translates to MEIIGYLGLIGSVALLIWMALRGVDIMFAAILSALFVIITNAMPLADSLLTGFAAGPLGAFTFAGKFFFLFAAGAIFGRAMGDSGAAASIAMALVRKLGADRALIITTLACAALTYGGVVVFVVIFAVYPLGLQLLREADIPKRLFCAALALGAGTFTLTALPGTPSIHNAISASALGTSLTAAPTLSLLAAAVMIGLGIWYLEHQRVLAKAAGEGFVPGPRDVLQEASDDNLPSWPAAVLPLVIVIGLIISPRLLPGGDGQLGELMAFAGSQPIMWPSIALGIGTILCLALFSNIRETAFTTLGNGTNDSLMPMLNSAAIIGYGGVVVQTAGFQQFGDLVMTSGLPPLLSLFSSISIISAITGSASGGLQIFMQTMAQDYIAMGLDPEVVHRVATVAAGGFDSLPHCGAVITMLTITQLTHKEAYRDTAVITVVIPVIATFTIMAAATMGVR, encoded by the coding sequence ATGGAGATCATAGGCTACCTCGGTCTTATTGGTAGCGTTGCGCTACTCATTTGGATGGCACTGCGTGGTGTCGACATTATGTTTGCCGCGATACTTAGCGCGCTGTTCGTAATCATCACCAATGCCATGCCTCTGGCGGATTCGCTGTTAACGGGCTTCGCGGCGGGCCCACTAGGTGCGTTTACCTTTGCCGGAAAATTTTTCTTTCTATTCGCGGCGGGCGCCATCTTTGGGCGTGCCATGGGTGATAGCGGTGCTGCTGCCAGTATTGCGATGGCCTTGGTCCGCAAGTTAGGTGCAGACCGAGCGCTGATAATCACGACACTTGCTTGCGCAGCACTGACTTACGGCGGCGTTGTTGTGTTCGTGGTTATCTTTGCCGTGTATCCACTGGGCCTTCAATTACTTCGTGAAGCGGATATTCCAAAGCGTCTCTTTTGCGCGGCACTTGCGCTGGGAGCAGGTACCTTCACCTTGACCGCCCTCCCCGGCACACCCTCGATTCATAACGCTATCTCCGCCTCAGCCTTGGGTACTTCACTGACAGCTGCGCCAACACTGAGCCTTCTTGCCGCTGCGGTCATGATCGGCCTCGGTATCTGGTATTTAGAGCATCAGCGTGTCCTCGCAAAAGCCGCAGGCGAAGGTTTTGTACCTGGGCCCCGAGACGTGCTTCAAGAGGCATCCGATGACAATCTACCGTCATGGCCAGCAGCGGTATTACCTCTCGTGATTGTTATCGGCTTGATTATCTCTCCGCGTTTACTCCCCGGTGGCGATGGTCAATTAGGCGAGCTAATGGCGTTTGCAGGTAGTCAGCCCATCATGTGGCCGAGTATCGCTTTGGGCATCGGCACCATTTTGTGTCTCGCACTGTTCAGCAACATCCGAGAGACTGCCTTTACGACGCTGGGAAACGGCACCAACGACTCGCTTATGCCCATGCTGAACAGCGCGGCCATCATTGGCTACGGTGGTGTGGTCGTGCAGACAGCGGGGTTTCAGCAGTTCGGGGATCTCGTCATGACTTCAGGTCTCCCACCGCTTCTCTCGCTATTTAGTTCAATCAGTATCATCTCAGCAATTACGGGCTCAGCATCGGGTGGTCTGCAGATTTTCATGCAAACAATGGCGCAGGACTACATCGCGATGGGCTTGGACCCCGAAGTTGTGCACCGTGTAGCTACCGTCGCTGCGGGTGGTTTTGATTCGCTACCCCACTGCGGTGCAGTCATCACCATGCTGACCATCACGCAGTTGACGCACAAAGAAGCTTATCGGGATACAGCGGTGATAACCGTCGTGATACCGGTTATCGCGACCTTCACCATTATGGCTGCAGCTACCATGGGGGTTAGGTAA
- a CDS encoding fused histidine kinase with GAF domain/response regulator receiver (PFAM: GAF domain; Histidine kinase-, DNA gyrase B-, and HSP90-like ATPase; Response regulator receiver domain; His Kinase A (phosphoacceptor) domain): MDTKEQSYNATGIQRHRYLEVLHEFAMRQASLRLVDDICWNIAKTAIGELGFVDCVVYLVDETRSNLVQRAAHGDKNPEEREILDPIVIPVGEGIVGSVAATGKLEWVNDTRVDKRYILDDSFRCAELAVPILLEGEVIGVLDSEHPEAHFFSDEDVKLFTTIASLASTRIHTALALERLEQQAEELIQARRDAEIASEAKSRFLASISHDMRTPLTAILGYSKLLEEGSGSQEEISSWQRAIVANSEYMANMVGNVLDLTALESGQLHISSDRIEVKSWASDLESLVSQRAAKKGLAFSCVVDGDARSEIFTDRAKLTELVMNLLTNAVKYTFTGSIELRISGTHIEGAPGIELCVCDTGIGIAPDVQHRIFDPFTRVHDTERFPHIEGTGLGLSIVRQFVEALRGSISVESVGGKGTSITLVIPDLSEQPKDELASVSNASQGAEVQGQEVSESASLEGVSILFCEDSDTVATLVRLVLEREGATVTHAENGKKGIEIFSESGADFDLVITDIQMPVMDGFSVAEALRTAGWAKPIIALTAFATEHDADKCFVSGCSHYITKPIDVATFSARVASCLNEPAVQSV; encoded by the coding sequence GTGGATACAAAAGAGCAGTCCTACAACGCGACGGGTATCCAACGTCACCGATATCTTGAAGTCCTTCATGAGTTTGCGATGCGTCAAGCCTCACTGCGGTTGGTAGACGATATTTGTTGGAATATCGCTAAAACCGCCATTGGCGAGCTGGGTTTTGTCGATTGTGTTGTCTATTTGGTAGATGAGACGCGTTCAAACTTGGTCCAGCGAGCTGCTCATGGCGATAAAAACCCTGAAGAGAGAGAAATCCTAGACCCGATCGTCATTCCGGTGGGAGAGGGTATTGTTGGGTCAGTTGCGGCGACCGGGAAGCTCGAATGGGTGAACGATACTCGAGTCGATAAACGATACATCCTCGATGATTCTTTTCGATGCGCTGAGTTAGCTGTCCCCATCCTCTTGGAAGGAGAGGTCATAGGTGTACTCGACTCGGAACACCCTGAGGCGCACTTTTTCTCCGATGAAGACGTCAAGCTATTCACTACGATTGCGTCCCTCGCATCAACTAGAATCCACACAGCGCTCGCGCTGGAACGGCTTGAACAGCAAGCCGAGGAGCTTATTCAGGCTCGGCGCGACGCTGAGATTGCGTCTGAGGCTAAGTCTCGATTTTTAGCCAGTATCTCGCACGATATGCGAACACCACTTACCGCAATACTTGGTTACTCCAAGCTACTAGAAGAGGGTAGTGGTAGTCAGGAGGAAATATCCTCGTGGCAGCGAGCGATTGTTGCCAACTCTGAATACATGGCGAATATGGTAGGGAATGTCCTGGATCTGACTGCGCTCGAGAGTGGCCAGCTCCATATCTCTTCAGATCGTATTGAAGTGAAGAGCTGGGCTTCAGATCTTGAATCCTTAGTATCCCAGAGAGCCGCAAAAAAGGGGTTAGCCTTTTCCTGCGTCGTTGATGGCGATGCGCGAAGCGAAATTTTTACCGATCGAGCCAAACTCACGGAACTGGTAATGAACCTGCTGACCAACGCGGTTAAGTACACGTTCACCGGCTCGATAGAGTTAAGAATATCGGGTACACATATCGAAGGCGCACCTGGCATAGAGTTATGCGTATGCGACACGGGCATTGGCATTGCTCCAGATGTTCAGCATCGCATCTTCGACCCCTTCACACGTGTGCACGATACCGAGCGCTTTCCACATATTGAAGGGACAGGACTTGGTCTCAGCATTGTTAGGCAATTTGTTGAGGCGCTCAGAGGATCGATCTCAGTAGAGTCCGTTGGTGGAAAAGGCACCTCAATTACCCTCGTTATTCCCGACTTATCCGAGCAGCCAAAGGACGAGCTAGCATCAGTCAGTAATGCTTCGCAAGGCGCGGAAGTACAAGGCCAAGAAGTTTCGGAGTCTGCGTCTTTGGAGGGGGTCAGTATTCTTTTCTGTGAGGACAGCGATACTGTAGCAACGCTCGTAAGGCTCGTTTTGGAGCGCGAGGGTGCGACTGTGACTCACGCAGAAAACGGGAAGAAAGGCATCGAGATTTTTTCAGAGTCGGGCGCCGACTTTGACTTAGTGATTACCGATATACAGATGCCAGTAATGGACGGTTTTAGTGTTGCTGAGGCGCTTCGTACAGCCGGATGGGCCAAACCGATCATTGCTCTTACTGCTTTTGCTACGGAGCATGACGCGGATAAATGCTTTGTATCTGGCTGTAGCCACTACATCACGAAGCCGATCGACGTAGCTACTTTTTCCGCTCGCGTTGCAAGCTGCCTCAACGAGCCTGCTGTTCAATCAGTGTAG
- a CDS encoding putative aminoglycoside phosphotransferase (PFAM: Phosphotransferase enzyme family) → MAQGLDLTHLDTWIRAHVPPFDGPLKAEKFAGGQSNPTFRLTAGDNQYVLRRKPQGTLLASAHAVDREFRVLSALAPTNVPVPTPVALCEDESVIGSMFYIMEYLEGRIFWDPALPEVSDEDRAAIYDQMNRVMADMHMVDINEVGLGDYGKPGNYFERQIGRWTKQYRAAETETIREMEKLIDWLPKNMPEDDGRVSLVHGDYRLDNMIFHPTEPRIIAILDWELSTLGHPLADLAYQLMAWQFPREAGINGLAGLSREELNIPDDASYIKTYCERTGQPGIEDWNFYMAFCFFRLASITQGIRKRAQIGTASSPEAAAKAAMVEPLSTMGAAYTD, encoded by the coding sequence ATGGCGCAGGGACTCGACCTAACGCATCTTGACACTTGGATAAGGGCTCACGTTCCTCCCTTTGACGGACCACTTAAAGCCGAGAAATTTGCCGGCGGCCAGTCAAACCCGACGTTTAGGCTCACTGCTGGTGACAATCAGTACGTGTTACGCCGCAAGCCACAGGGCACTCTTCTCGCCTCTGCGCACGCTGTTGACCGCGAATTCAGGGTGCTATCGGCCCTGGCCCCAACCAATGTACCTGTGCCCACACCCGTTGCACTCTGTGAGGATGAATCGGTTATAGGCTCCATGTTTTACATCATGGAATACCTCGAGGGCCGAATTTTTTGGGATCCCGCTCTACCCGAAGTCAGCGATGAAGACCGAGCCGCGATATACGACCAGATGAACCGTGTCATGGCTGATATGCACATGGTGGATATCAACGAGGTGGGGCTCGGCGATTACGGCAAACCCGGCAACTACTTCGAGCGTCAAATTGGGCGATGGACTAAGCAATACCGAGCAGCAGAGACTGAGACGATTCGGGAGATGGAAAAGCTCATCGACTGGCTACCCAAGAATATGCCAGAGGATGACGGACGCGTCTCTCTCGTTCACGGTGACTACCGACTGGACAACATGATCTTCCATCCCACAGAACCGAGGATCATTGCCATCCTCGATTGGGAGCTCTCCACACTTGGTCACCCGCTGGCAGACCTGGCCTACCAGCTGATGGCTTGGCAATTCCCTCGCGAGGCCGGCATTAATGGTCTTGCGGGCTTATCGCGTGAGGAGCTCAATATTCCTGACGACGCGAGCTACATCAAAACCTATTGCGAGCGCACGGGTCAGCCCGGTATCGAGGACTGGAACTTCTATATGGCCTTCTGTTTCTTCCGTCTTGCCTCGATCACCCAGGGTATTCGGAAGCGCGCGCAAATCGGAACAGCATCGAGTCCGGAAGCTGCAGCCAAAGCGGCAATGGTGGAGCCGCTGTCAACGATGGGGGCCGCCTACACTGATTGA